A region of Methanocorpusculum labreanum Z DNA encodes the following proteins:
- a CDS encoding proteasome-activating nucleotidase, which translates to MTESGQDDNQDVITPIISVEPVMSSDELAQLRKTNIALESRNYELRETVRQLRLQAAATESERDQYKREAKRLKGDLEQYRTPPLVIGTIEALASDERVIVRSTTGPQFLSKVSETVDPKEIIPGRQCALHPQSFVLIEVLPNKYDTLISGMEVETAPNVSYADIGGLELQKTLLREAAELPLLKPDLFAKVGIEPPKGVLLVGPPGTGKTLLAKAVSHETNAAFIRVVGSELVQKYIGEGARLVRELFALARDKAPAIIFIDEIDAIGSSRSNDAYSAGDHEVNRTLMQLLSELDGFNTRGNVKIIAATNRMDILDQALLRPGRFDRIIEFPLPDEAGRAMILAIHTKNMHLAKSVSLEKIAAETPNMNGSELMAICVEAGMNAVRNGRTRVSGEDFAKAIEAVRKGRTEKIMPLPDGMYS; encoded by the coding sequence ATGACTGAATCTGGGCAGGATGACAATCAGGATGTGATCACGCCGATCATCTCCGTCGAACCGGTTATGTCGTCGGATGAGCTTGCACAGCTCAGAAAAACCAACATTGCCCTGGAAAGCCGCAACTATGAGCTGCGGGAAACGGTCAGACAGCTCAGGCTGCAGGCGGCGGCAACGGAATCTGAAAGGGATCAGTATAAACGCGAGGCGAAACGGCTGAAAGGCGATCTGGAACAGTACCGCACCCCGCCGCTCGTGATCGGGACGATCGAAGCCCTCGCGTCGGATGAACGAGTTATTGTAAGGAGCACGACCGGGCCGCAGTTCCTCTCGAAGGTAAGCGAGACGGTCGACCCAAAAGAGATAATCCCCGGGAGACAGTGTGCCCTGCATCCGCAGTCCTTCGTCCTTATCGAGGTCCTGCCGAACAAATACGATACTCTCATCTCCGGCATGGAGGTCGAAACGGCGCCGAACGTCAGCTACGCAGATATCGGCGGACTCGAACTCCAGAAGACCCTCTTACGCGAAGCAGCGGAACTGCCGCTCCTGAAACCCGATCTGTTCGCAAAAGTGGGTATCGAGCCGCCGAAAGGCGTGCTTCTCGTCGGGCCGCCGGGAACCGGCAAGACCCTGCTTGCAAAAGCGGTATCCCACGAGACGAACGCCGCCTTCATCCGTGTCGTCGGCTCCGAACTCGTGCAGAAGTATATCGGCGAAGGGGCACGGCTCGTTCGGGAACTGTTCGCTCTCGCACGAGACAAGGCTCCCGCGATCATTTTTATCGACGAGATCGACGCGATCGGATCGTCACGAAGCAACGATGCCTACTCGGCAGGCGATCACGAAGTGAACCGGACCCTGATGCAGCTTTTGTCCGAACTGGACGGATTCAATACGCGGGGGAACGTGAAGATCATCGCGGCCACGAACCGGATGGATATCCTCGATCAGGCGCTCTTACGCCCCGGACGGTTCGACCGGATCATCGAGTTCCCTCTCCCTGATGAAGCGGGACGGGCAATGATCCTGGCGATCCACACGAAGAATATGCATCTTGCAAAGAGCGTCTCGCTTGAAAAGATCGCGGCCGAGACCCCGAACATGAACGGATCGGAGCTTATGGCGATCTGCGTGGAAGCCGGCATGAATGCCGTTCGAAACGGCAGGACGAGGGTCAGCGGCGAAGATTTCGCCAAAGCGATCGAGGCGGTCAGAAAGGGACGAACTGAGAAGATCATGCCCCTCCCTGACGGGATGTATTCATAA
- a CDS encoding ATP-grasp domain-containing protein — translation MIHIIPKPTDTPTDNSTGMVQEELRRRGVPFVNLDLAAVDPFDLPVFGETIWACGIKQDGVQFELLKALELENHVINSPEAIAICASKVTTTAKILQSGAPSPATCFTNSKAKVQKFVDAHGGKAVYKPVYGFDGNGIYLFHSADEIKEEPPYYVQEYVKNDRDYRIFVIDYEAVGAIKRESPHLTHNIHQGGCGQAVEIPKDMAEAAEGAARAVGIDYCGVDLLPLEDGGYTVLEVNGTPNWHCMTAPIPKLLADYLIRQDKEGRK, via the coding sequence ATGATTCATATTATCCCTAAACCGACCGATACTCCAACCGACAACTCCACCGGCATGGTCCAGGAAGAACTGAGAAGACGCGGCGTTCCGTTCGTCAACCTCGACCTTGCGGCCGTCGATCCGTTCGATCTCCCGGTGTTTGGAGAAACGATCTGGGCATGCGGGATAAAACAGGACGGCGTCCAGTTCGAACTTCTCAAAGCCCTCGAACTGGAAAACCACGTGATCAACTCCCCGGAAGCGATCGCGATATGCGCAAGCAAAGTTACGACGACCGCAAAGATCCTCCAGTCGGGAGCGCCGAGTCCGGCCACCTGCTTTACGAACAGTAAGGCAAAGGTCCAGAAGTTCGTCGATGCACACGGGGGGAAAGCCGTCTATAAACCGGTCTACGGATTCGACGGGAACGGGATCTATCTCTTCCACTCCGCCGATGAGATCAAAGAAGAGCCGCCCTACTACGTGCAGGAATACGTCAAAAACGACCGGGACTACCGGATCTTCGTCATCGATTATGAAGCAGTAGGAGCGATCAAACGCGAATCCCCGCACCTTACCCACAATATCCATCAGGGTGGATGCGGGCAGGCCGTCGAGATCCCAAAAGACATGGCTGAAGCCGCAGAGGGAGCGGCCCGGGCGGTCGGCATCGACTACTGCGGGGTCGATCTTCTGCCTCTCGAAGACGGCGGCTACACTGTTCTCGAAGTAAACGGCACTCCGAACTGGCACTGCATGACTGCACCGATCCCCAAACTTCTTGCCGATTATCTGATCCGCCAGGACAAAGAAGGCAGGAAATAA
- a CDS encoding multiprotein bridging factor aMBF1 codes for MQTEYCELCGVALSKKGKLVQIEGAKPMRVCDKCAKLGTEVQAPRAPVQSFGRPVITTKAKSPSQASQQANRKRDMFDFIEGDIVEDYPQRIASARLAKGYTQKDLAFILKMQEGDIKKFERGERAPTEAERKKLEKELGIVLLDVSDDDDKLQAGGVASTTLGDVLQVKRK; via the coding sequence ATGCAGACAGAATATTGTGAGTTATGCGGGGTAGCACTGAGTAAGAAAGGCAAACTGGTGCAGATCGAGGGAGCAAAGCCGATGAGAGTCTGCGACAAGTGCGCCAAGCTTGGGACCGAGGTCCAGGCACCGCGTGCTCCGGTCCAGTCGTTCGGCCGCCCGGTCATTACGACCAAGGCCAAGTCGCCGTCCCAGGCCAGTCAGCAGGCGAACCGCAAGCGGGATATGTTCGATTTCATCGAGGGCGATATCGTGGAGGATTACCCCCAGCGGATCGCATCGGCCCGTCTTGCCAAAGGCTATACCCAGAAGGATCTTGCCTTCATTTTGAAGATGCAGGAAGGAGACATCAAGAAGTTCGAACGCGGCGAGCGTGCCCCGACAGAGGCAGAACGCAAGAAGCTCGAAAAGGAGCTCGGCATCGTTCTTCTGGATGTGTCCGATGACGACGACAAGCTTCAGGCAGGCGGCGTCGCATCCACCACGCTCGGCGATGTTCTTCAGGTGAAGAGGAAGTAA